The Deinococcus terrestris genome segment CTGGGCGAAGAGTTGCGCTTTGAGAGTGACCACCGACAGCAGGAGAGGGGCGCTGCGGAGCAGACGCTGGCCGAACTGATCGGTGTGCCGACGAGACACGATCTCTGACGTTCGGCGCTCGGCGGCAACTTCAAACTTCCCCCGGTGTGCCCGTGTCGAGACCTTGCAAGGGCCGGAAAAAGCCCGCAGGGACAGCTTTAATGCTATTATCAGCCGGTAACGGGAGGGCGAAATGACCACCACTCAAGACCAGATTCGCCGCGAGCTGGAGGCCCAGAAGGCCGCCTATGAGCAGGCCCAGGCCGCCCGTGCCCAGCGCGCACAGGACGTTCACAGTGCCCGCCGGTCGCAGCAGATTGAAGGTGGCGATATTTCCTCCTACGCCCAGCACCTCAGCCAGCAGTACATCGAGGGCAAGCTGACGACGGAAGAAATGCGCGAGAAGCTGCTGGAGCACCACGGCGTCACGGTGAAGTGACCCCCGCATGACGAGGGACCCGGAGTTCTTCTCCTACGACAACGGAGTGCCCAGAAACCGCCTTGGCCTCGACGACGCCGAGGCGTTTTCCTTGATCGAACGGGACCTGACGTACACCCGGACGCTGGAGGTCAAGAACGGCACCGCGCCGGAGGCGACCCGCAGCGGGCAGTTCGATCTGGAGCATCTGAGGGCGATTCACCGGCACATCTTTCAGGACGTGTACGAGTGGGCCGGAACGACCCGCAATCAGACCATGACGATTGAGGGCCAGCAGGTCAGGGCTGCGCCGCTGATCTACAAGGACGACGGGCGGGTG includes the following:
- a CDS encoding antitoxin VbhA family protein — its product is MTTTQDQIRRELEAQKAAYEQAQAARAQRAQDVHSARRSQQIEGGDISSYAQHLSQQYIEGKLTTEEMREKLLEHHGVTVK